The DNA region gtatccaggcactccgctttgtgtcgtgcataagaacagcccttagccgtggtatattggacatataccacaccccctcaggccttattgcttaattaccCCATTATCACAACCATCGTTACAGGTCAGACACCTTATGAGGCATTTTCTTTGCATGTGAAAATGCTGCTACAATAGTTATTCCTTCACTGCTGGAGGCACCAATGTCATTGTTCCAGGTCCTAGGCAGGGCAGGTCAGAGAACAGCAGTGTACACAGCCATGTTTATTCTTTGAAGACCTTACCTTTTTCTTGGCCTGTAGCAGCTCCTGATAGGCACTGGAACGGATGAAGCGGCTGTAGGAGTCACTCTTCATCAGCTTGAAGATGTGATCCTGTCAACCACAAGCAAATGGTTCAACCACAGTGATGGTCACGTTGTAACTGTCTGTGGAGACAAATGTACTCAACAGTACAGTAGCTTATCCAGCTGATATCCCAAACACACGACCGGCATAAGTCAGTAACCTGCCTATAATTACCCTACAGTTCACTAACATATTACTACAGTGTTACCTGTGCGTCCTCAAAGGCATAGCGTCCAGGGTCCTTGACGTTCTGGGTGGTCTTGTCATAGCTCTTTGAGTCAACATTGATGGCACTGGGAGCTCCAGAGGCCAGGAACTCCTGCCAGATCTCCTGAACCCGGGTCGGGACCTCCCGGATGGGCCTCTTCTTTACCTCCTGGACCGCTAGCCAGAACCTGCAAGACACAACATGGGGGCAGGGAAAAACACAGTTGTATttggcatcatcatcatcatcatgatgaggccggtgacactttgcttcttgaaagtccagtatcttgaaaacttgactgctgacattgtcatgccctgatctgtttcacctgttctgtgattgtctccaccccctccaggtgtcgctcattttccccagtgtatttatccctgtgtttcctgtctctctgtgccagttcatcttgtatgttaagtcaagtcaaccagcgtgtttttccccgtactccttttctattctcttttgctagtcttcctggttttgaccactgcctgactctggactactttcctgcctgcctgatcatcctgcctgccctggccttgaatctgcctgcccttcggtacctattggactagtcttcctggttttgacctttttcctgtacacgaccattctcttgcctacccctttttggattaataaacattgtaagactccaaccgtctgcctcctgtgtctgcatctgggtctcgccttgtgccttgatagacatgcaaaacattttgggactgtatcaacagtggactaattacaaaataccaaaatataaTTTTGAGTGGATTTTCCCTTTAACTATAAACATGATCGCTTGAACCCTTCTATTTTTTGTCTTTCTCTATCACTATTTAGGCTAATATAGGACAAGcaacatattgtacatttgaaTGCTTGTGCATGTCCAACATGGTTTCTTATGGAATTTCTGGATATGtactgcaaagattttgtctgaaAATATTTGTCTGAAATATAAATTCAGAGCTCAGTTATGTCCTCTAATGGTGATAACATCACATCTAATTTTAGGGTAATTAATGTGACCAATTAGGTGTTAAATTCCACCTCTGACTTTGTTAGATAATAACAACACTCACTTAGTTACATTACCAGATTGACCTGAAGATTAGCTCTGGGCAAAACAGTTCAGACAAGTACCAGACGAGGAAGTACAGGAAGCGTGAATGAAGTGCAAGGATAGGTTATGATTGTGTGGGAGAGAAAagaagtgagagtgtgtgtgtgtgtgtgtgtgtgtgtgtgtgtgtgtgtgtgtgtgtgtgtgtgtgtgtgtgtgtgtgtgtgtgtgtgtgtgtgtgtgtgtgtgtgtgtgtgtgtgtgtgtgtgtgtgtgtgtgtgtgtgtgtgtgtgtatgtgtgtactgatTCCCTACCTCAGGTTCTCTGAGCTGAACTCAGACTCCAGGAACTTGAGGAACTGCTCCCTCCCCACCTGATCCTTGAGAACCTCGTTGATACCGAACGCCCACCTCTTCACCCTCTGCTGACCTGGCTCCTTACTAGGGAGAGACACACGCAGTCAGACATCACAGTGTACAGAGGGAAAACCTCAGTGAACAATTAACAGTACACAGTCCACACTACACAGCTACAAATACTTTGATTACTACCTGACATCCCTCAGGAGATGGTCTGATCCAGAGCAACTCACAAATAATTTACTGGTATCACTTACTACTTGTACCAGTGTAAATCAACACAGAATGACCACAGAGAAAAAGACACACCTAGCCTCCAGCTCCCATACTGCGGTGTCATCTGAGATCCACGGGTTGGAGGGGTCGGTCGACGTGATGAAGGGGTCATATTCCACATACTGCTCTGTATAGGCCAACAAACTGTGAAGAAAGACACCTTACTCTTCAGTTCAGGCAGGTAGAGTCTGCAGAAAATGTGACAATGTATCGTGCGCCCTGGGGAACTCAGGATATGACTAACATCAATGCTACACAGTATTTGACCTTGAAGATAGCAGGAAGTGATGCAGTATCTTTGCTTTAACACAATAGTGTGTAACCCAGGCAGCTGAGAATGGGAATCTATGTTTAGTGTTACATAACAGCACAAGAAATGACAATTAGTCTTAGTGCTGATGATACACACCAGGTATTGTTTGGGCTAAACACTTTTCAAGGTTGTCTAAGCTCTTAATTACTGGCTACATTAAGTTTTAGAGAGTTCATGAAGGGATTAATGGGGGGGAGAATGAAGAGACGGAGAACTTCGCTCACCTCTCAGCCACTTTGGACATTTTCAGTCGATGTCTGTCTAATTGCCCTCCCCAATAATTGATCTGGAACAACATGGGGAAACAATATTTTGTGAATTTCTGGAAACTGGTCGAACTGACAAGACAGTAAAAGTGTTGCCATCTTAAATGTAAATTTGGAAAGAACAGTTTCCTTCCAAACATACATTTTGCAATGCAAGAGAAACTACCCTGGAAGTCCAGCAGCTTCTACATTTACCTGGTCCTGTAGCTGCTCCTCTGTGGCTGGCTTGGCCTCTGGGGCAGGGGTGTGGGTGGGGCTGTGGGTTCGCACATCATTCTGAGGCCCATAtactgactgagacagagagacaatcaGAACCCACCCAAAATCAAATATTTTAAAATAACAGTGTTTCAGTTTACCTGTTATTCAGAATTAATGGATTTATAGAAAAAGTCACCTTTCTTGTCTTTTGGGGATTTTTCATTCTGGAGGACTTCTTTATGTCGACTTCTGTTGTGTTTACACATCCGGGCTGGAGAGCAACAGAAATTAACAGAAGAAAAACAAGCCCTTCAGGGAGCATTCTCTGCTTCTTCCTATTGATTCACTAGCAGCTCAGGTAGGACTGTTTAGGGAACCCAGAAAAACAGCTTCTTCTATTGCACTTTGCGACACGCTCAGTCAAACATGATCTAGTAAAATATTAATGTAAAACATATTGTCTGTACGTCCTGCATGATCAAACAAGGGGCACAATTAAGGTATCCTCCAGGACCACGGTGGCTAATTGGTTTGACGAGGCTGCTGTGAAATCAGAAAGGAACCTGATTATAATGTTCCAAGCATGCATGAATTGATCCTGTTATTTTCCAATTAAGCTCATGGAGCTGGATTTTTCCAGGGAAGCGGCTCCATTCCCTAGTGGAAGATATTACTAAGAAGGAAGTGTGTCTGAATGGATGATGAGGTCATAAAGAGCTGCAGGTGAATACATATATTTGTTTTAATTGACGGTACCTCAATAATAACATTTTGATATTATGGCAGGCAAAGAGGAAAGACAAAAAGCTCTGCCTTtaccaggcaaaaaaaaataatacGATTATCAAACCCCTCACATTATTCATATTAAACATTATTCACATTGAATAGAGAAATAAATTACTTTGTAGACTGAAGAAAGCACAGGTTAAGTTCTTTAACATTTACAAAAAACATCTAATAAAAAGAAAATCCATGACATGTATTTTGAATTTCTAAGATAAGATCAATGTAAGTTTTTGACAATGGATATTTCTAAGCATGGGATGCATgacaatacacaacaatatccACAAACAGAAATACTAAGTTAGGGGCTTGATTCAATCCGTATTGCGGAAGTTCAGCGCTATAGtgcgattgaaatttaaaggcaatgttctgCGTTCGTGGAGACTGCAATCGCGGTAAATGCTACATATGTCCACTCAATCGGAAATTAACTTAACTGCAACGCAATAGCACGATTGAAATGTTAAGTGATACAGATTGAATCAAtcccttacatgctgaccacaccgctcacgTCGCGTCAGCGAGCGTCTGCatggccaggcgctaaaatagaaattggttctatttgtgatgatCAACGCGCTGCAAGTccggcctctcccatctcctcattggtttttaggagcatatacccacgtgggtgattgaaagattaacTGAGTTCCGCACTGAAGTCGGTTGTAGTAATGCACCATAAAATTGGTTGCCAACCgtcatataaagtccaaagaagaaaaataagcctgaaggaaggaggagagatgatgagaaaTTAATTTAGTTTActgttttatctgtggattaattgtcagagtagtggaccttgtgcatttcaggtaaaataacaacccaatgtttatacaCCAGGATAAATTAGCTAGCAacggcaagctagctagctaaattgccataaatgtttcatGCTTTTTGACATGTCCCCAAATTATTATAATTGGTTTAGAGTTTGTTTTGATGGCCTGATCGCTTCTGGTGTGGGTGaacaaacaaaagagtgaggatCATCGGcacaatccacaatggcacgaaagccaaaatacacagcacaggtactcacatgcaccaacggacattgtaacaataatcgacagcccaatggaaaccaaagggcacacttatacaagtactaatcagCGGGAACAGGGGACAGGTGTGCCTAATGAAAGTtccggtttggtcagcatgttaggctcCCGTTAGCTGTATTCTCCAGTGGAAAATTTGGCCAAACCTTGTAGCTAGGTTTTATGTTATGGAGATAGTGTAACTCTTGTAGCATGAGATTTTAAAAGCTCAATAAACTCACCACTGGTCTGTGCACATCCCAAAACGCTCTTTCTTGACTATCGAGAATTTTCCTCTCAATCTTATCTCTTTTCTTGTCAACTCTGAGGACAAAGGATACACAGTACAAGCAATTACTTTTGAGGTCTTTTCACAAAACCATATGTAATATTCATGTTTTTTCTTTGACACTTCCCCTGCCTAAAATGTGGTGTTATTAGGAAACTGCTGAGAAATGGTAGTTAAGAGATGATGGCACATCCGTTATAATGAGTAGGAGTGTGGTGTTCAACTTAACACTCATCAACACATAGTAGATTTGTTTCATTTGGAAACTTACTTTGCTTGTGCTTCTGCTTGCATAAATATGAACTCCCATTTTCTGGCAAATGCTCTCTGTAGCCTCGCTAAGCTCTCCTGAAACAACAATAACCATAAAAAATCAAAATAGTAAATCTAGCCAAATAATGATTTGTCTTATCTCATGACATGATATAATAACACAATAATAGCAACAGAACAAAAGGTTTTCACTTTGAAGATACAGGCTCATATCAGTGTTAAGGATGCTAGTGCTAACATACTAAAGAGATGAAGATACAGGCTGATATCAGTGTTAAGGATGCTAGTGCTAACATACTAAAGATATGAAGATACAGGCTGATATCAGTGTTAAGGATACTAGTGCTAACATACTAAAGATATGAAGATACAGGCTGATATCAGTGTTAAGGATACTAGTGCTAACATACTAAAGATATGAAGATACAGGCTGATATCAATGCTAAGGATGCTAGTGCTAACATATttacttgcctacttaaataaaagttaaataaaaaaatacaaaatattgaTATCAGCCTGTATCTTCATCTCTTTAGTATGTTAGCACTAGCATCCTTAACATTGATATCAGCCTGTATCTTCATATCTTTAGTATGTTAGCACTAGTATCCTTAACACTGATATCAGCCTGTATCTTCATCTCTTTAGTATATTAGCAATAGCATCCTTAACACTAAACTAGGCAAGTTACAGATGCTAGTGCTAACATACTAAAGAGATGAAGATACAGGCTGATATCAATGCTAGTGCTAGTGCTAGTGCTAACACACTACAGAGACAATGACAATGAAGAGAGAAGACCTACCGCCTCGTAGTCTGCCAGCTCCAGACGAGCTTTGTTTTGCATTGTTCTTTTGCAGAGGTAAACGGCTGGGGCACAGAACACAGAGGAAGAACAAATCAatcagaaaacagagaaaactacTGTTGACCTGATGCTGTTTTGCAGATAACATTTTTACTTGCCAAACCCTTTCTGCATCAGCTGCAGTCTAGGCCACAACATTGATGTCATTCCATAACCAGAGTACCATGTGGCATGTAAAATGGTCTTAACAACATCCATCGCTGCTTTGAGGATGCAAACGGCTATCTATATGGCTAGAGGGGTTGTAGCAACTTACATACAAATACATATATTCACACATTGAAATGGACAAACCACCATTGATGGTTCTGTTTTCTTCTGCAGAGCCATTTGGGCCACAATGTACTGCATGTCAGATGCTAcacaaataaaatcaattttgATATTACCATGTTGATGGTTACATTCAATGCACTGTACAGCCTTCCATTGTGTAAAACTATTCACTACTACTAAGACACACTTACCATAGTCTGTATTCTCTGGTTCCCAGCAGTTTGACGGCCAGAAGTAGGGGGTCTGGGGACAACGATTGTGAGGAGGAAATAGTGAGGGACAAGGCAGCTAAAGAACTGAGACACCTTGATCTAAGAACTGATCTAAGAACTGAGACACCTGGATTTAATAACTGATCTAAGAACTGAGACACCTTGATCTAATTGATCTAAGAACTGAGACACCTTCATCTAATAACTGATCTAAGAACTGAGACACCTTAATCTAATAACTGATCTAAGAACTGCGACACCTGGATCTAAGAACTGATCTAAGAACAGAGACACCTTGATCTAAAAACAGAGACACCTAACTAAAATCCCTGTTATTTCTCTAGAGCGAGGCACTTTAGTTGCCTCAGTAAAACATCCAGCAATATAACTGGATTAGGTGTAAAGTATAAAGCCCATAAGTCCCTGTGGATAAGCGCTCAATAAAGACATATGAATCCTAGTCCTCCATGTGTGGTCTGATATGGATTGGATCAGATACGGTAGACAGTAGGAGTACATTATAGTACACATAAGAGCTATGCAGCCTATGAATTCACTGTACCTGAAACCTGTAGAAAGTGCCATCGTCTTTCAGTGTGAGTACATGGTCTGATATGGGGAAGAAGTAGCCGTGGGCAGCCATCAGGGTCCCCAGGTGAAGGGCCTCCACTGGACAACACAAATAAAATCCTATAATTTTCCACCACAACACCCCTAATATTCCCACTGTCCCCTTTGACACACCTCACTTCCCCCCCTTCACAGGGGTATGGTAAATGAGGTCAGTATAGTACCGATGGGGATGTATACCTCATATGCCATACCCTTGTCACCTCTCCTAATGTAAAATTAAACCCATTCTATTTGTATCACTATTTCTCTGTATCTAGAATGTATGTAAGACCCAGCTATGCATCAATAAATTATCACTCATTCATGTTTAAAGACATGTTTACTGATAAATGTGAGTGCCCTTCAAGTGTATTTGCGTGTTTGCATgtggatttgtgtgtgtttatgcattttGTGCTTGTGTGAGATTGTTAGTCTGCATGTTAGATGCAATGTTTTGAAGCGAAACAGCAACATACTGTAGAGATATAGCAATTACAGAAAGAGCCAGATAGCTTCCCTTCAGAAGACTACACACAGATTGCATATATTCAAGTATTCTGAGAGTGGATTTGCACATTCATCTAAATTAATGTCTGGTTAGAGCTTCACACACTGTGGATATCAAACAGGCTTAAAGACAAATCCACTCACCCACCCAAAATAACTTAAGTCTACTCAATGTTTATATTTCTTTACTTTTAACAACTTTCTGGATTCTTAGCACATAGCCCTAAATCATGCATTTATTACCACAAATTGTGGTATACCCAGAAGTATACAGCTGCTCCGTAGGCTAATCGGATTCATATCCTAAACTCAAGAGGGAAAAGGATGAAAcaggaaaataaaaaatattatttcttaAACTGGAATAGAAATTAGTGTCTGGCTTGGGAAGAGTATCCTCAAATTGTTATTCCCTAGCTAAAGTACAACTGTCTGACTTTGTGACCCCTGACTCTACTCGTATGCCCTGTAATAGTCTTTAAAATGGCTGAGCCATTCAAATGTACACTTCCTCCTAAATACCCTGCAGACTGGAGATTATAATTAATTTGAGGTCATTTCTGCACTAGTATGTGGCTATGGGTGTATTGGTACCGTCCATTTGTGTTCTATAACATTTGTAACCAAATGTAAACTTTCCTCACATGTCCATTGCGGCCTCCAACAAGATTCTCTCAGGCTGAAACTGTGTTTCAGTGCAATTTCCTGCTCTTGTAAGACCTTGTCAGTGACGACACATTAAAGTGAGATTCCTCAATCAAACCCCTTGAAGTCAAGCAATCAAAAGGTTTCACTCAGAGCTCTACCCTTTTCAGTCTGAACCTGTTTCCTGCTGAGGCTTAGGAGCAGGTATTTCACCCTGGCTACAGTCCTTTTGAGAGTTCTCCAGTGCTCCAGAGTCCATGCGTGGTTTATGAAGTACTATTGAGTCAGCTTTGTGTTAGAAAGTGATAAATGTGTCACTAATGCGGGGGAATCGACCCATCCATACCAACACATGCACcagaatgtacacacacacgaGCTCTCCTCTAAATCAGTGATAGGGGTTATGCCTATTGCCTCCCTTTGTCCGCCATTGAAAAGCTTCCCTCTGAGTGACCTGACCTAAAGTGGCAGCATCTACTAggttacagtatatacatgtctTTAAAATCTATATTGCTTTAGAAAAGTCTGCTACTGTACACTGAGGTTTTAGAGAAACAAAGTTCGCCACTATGTTACAATGATTCTAATTAGCCATTGACATGTTAAATTGATACAACATGAAAGGAACTTCTCCAGAATAAGGGTGGAATAGAGACCTTGGGACTATAATGTTTTTGTAAAAAATGTGTTagtcacatatacagtggggcaaaaaagtatttagtcagctcccaattgtgcaagttctcccacttaaaaagatgagagaggtctgtaattttcatcataggtacacttcaactatgacatacaaaatgagaaaaaatccagaaaatcacattgtaggatttttaatgaatttatttgcaaattatggtggaaaataagtatttggtcacctacaaacaagcaagatttctggctctcacagacctgtaacttcttctttaagaggctcctctgtcctccactcgttacctgtattaatggcacctgtttgaacttgttatcagtataaaagacacctgtccacaacctcaaacagtcacactccaaactccactatgcccaagaccaaagagctgtcaaaggacaccagaaacaaaattgtagacctgcaccaggctgggaagacagaatctgcaataggtaagcagcttggtttgaagaaatcaactgtgggagcaattattaggaaatggaagccatacaagtgtaacggttttcctgttgtgaagtagaggtggaccaaaatgcagcgtggttgttattcattgtactttaataaagaaactgtacacgaataaactaacaaaacaacaaacgtgcgCAAAACCtaaaacagttctatctggtgcaaaacacaaagacaggaacaaggacaatcacccacaaacacacagtgaaacccaggctacctaaatatggttcccaatcagagacaatgactaacacctgcctctgattgagaaccatatcaggccagacatagaaatagacaaacaagacatccaacatagaatgcccacccagctcatgtcctgaccaacactaaaacaaggaaaacacacacgaacgatggtcagaacgtgacagtaccccccctccaaggtgcggactccgaacgcacaacctaaacctataggggagggtgtgggtgggcatctgtccgcggtggcggctctggcactggacgtggaccccactccataatagtcttagtccacctccttagcatccctagataggcgaccctcgccgccgaccttggcctagtagtcctcaccaagggccccactggactgaggggcagctcgggactgaggggtagctcgggactgaggggaagctcgggactgaggggaagctcgggactgaggggaagcttgggactgaggggaagctcgggactgagaggtagctcgggactgaggggtagctcgggactgaggggtagctcgggactgaggggtagctcgggactgagaggaagctcaacactgagaggaagctcagcactgagaggaagcccaggcaggtagttggctctggcagatcccggctgactggcagttctggcagatcccggctgactggcggatcctggctgactggcggatctggaagatcctggctgaatagcggatccaggctgactggcggatctggctgctccatgctgactggcagctctggctgctccatgctgactggcagctctggctgctccatgctgactggctgctctggctgctccatgctgactggctgctccatgctgactggcgactctggctgctccatgctgactggcggctctggctcctccatgctgactggcggctctggctgctccatgctgactggcggctctggctgctccatgctgactggcggctctggctgctccatgctgac from Oncorhynchus mykiss isolate Arlee chromosome 1, USDA_OmykA_1.1, whole genome shotgun sequence includes:
- the LOC110529688 gene encoding regulator of G-protein signaling 7 isoform X2; the protein is MAQTNSVGSNGVADESPNMIVYRKMEDVIARMQDEKNGIPIRTVKSFLSKIPSVFSGSDIVQWMIKNLNIEDQVEALHLGTLMAAHGYFFPISDHVLTLKDDGTFYRFQTPYFWPSNCWEPENTDYAVYLCKRTMQNKARLELADYEAESLARLQRAFARKWEFIFMQAEAQAKVDKKRDKIERKILDSQERAFWDVHRPVPGCVNTTEVDIKKSSRMKNPQKTRKSVYGPQNDVRTHSPTHTPAPEAKPATEEQLQDQINYWGGQLDRHRLKMSKVAESLLAYTEQYVEYDPFITSTDPSNPWISDDTAVWELEASKEPGQQRVKRWAFGINEVLKDQVGREQFLKFLESEFSSENLRFWLAVQEVKKRPIREVPTRVQEIWQEFLASGAPSAINVDSKSYDKTTQNVKDPGRYAFEDAQDHIFKLMKSDSYSRFIRSSAYQELLQAKKKGKSLTSKRLTNLVPSC
- the LOC110529688 gene encoding regulator of G-protein signaling 7 isoform X3, with amino-acid sequence MAQTNSVGSNGVADESPNMIVYRKMEDVIARMQDEKNGIPIRTVKSFLSKIPSVFSGSDIVQWMIKNLNIEDQVEALHLGTLMAAHGYFFPISDHVLTLKDDGTFYRFQTPYFWPSNCWEPENTDYAVYLCKRTMQNKARLELADYEAESLARLQRAFARKWEFIFMQAEAQAKVDKKRDKIERKILDSQERAFWDVHRPVPGCVNTTEVDIKKSSRMKNPQKTRKSVYGPQNDVRTHSPTHTPAPEAKPATEEQLQDQINYWGGQLDRHRLKMSKVAESLLAYTEQYVEYDPFITSTDPSNPWISDDTAVWELEASKEPGQQRVKRWAFGINEVLKDQVGREQFLKFLESEFSSENLRFWLAVQEVKKRPIREVPTRVQEIWQEFLASGAPSAINVDSKSYDKTTQNVKDPGRYAFEDAQDHIFKLMKSDSYSRFIRSSAYQELLQAKKKKSKNLF
- the LOC110529688 gene encoding regulator of G-protein signaling 7 isoform X1 is translated as MAQTNSVGSNGVADESPNMIVYRKMEDVIARMQDEKNGIPIRTVKSFLSKIPSVFSGSDIVQWMIKNLNIEDQVEALHLGTLMAAHGYFFPISDHVLTLKDDGTFYRFQTPYFWPSNCWEPENTDYAVYLCKRTMQNKARLELADYEAESLARLQRAFARKWEFIFMQAEAQAKVDKKRDKIERKILDSQERAFWDVHRPVPGCVNTTEVDIKKSSRMKNPQKTRKSVYGPQNDVRTHSPTHTPAPEAKPATEEQLQDQINYWGGQLDRHRLKMSKVAESLLAYTEQYVEYDPFITSTDPSNPWISDDTAVWELEASKEPGQQRVKRWAFGINEVLKDQVGREQFLKFLESEFSSENLRFWLAVQEVKKRPIREVPTRVQEIWQEFLASGAPSAINVDSKSYDKTTQNVKDPGRYAFEDAQDHIFKLMKSDSYSRFIRSSAYQELLQAKKKYGGIQDRRTSFEKFTRNVVRGHGFFWLTNGPVQIKRIHCFITLSFPPSPPLDTGMVAFHDHLFQGLVNMYCASPFLPF